The Metopolophium dirhodum isolate CAU chromosome 4, ASM1992520v1, whole genome shotgun sequence DNA window tcaaaaatcaaactttaaatgcttgtaaaaaaaaattgtgcatatgtatttttaatatttttttactgctaTTTaggcaatatatcaggagccttgtattaaattttcaaactttttgacccaacaaataaataataacaattgaaattaatcccataaaatatcaaaaaatattaaacgcgattactatttatattattattattatattactattactatttaatttaatttaactctatTTTTGAACGAGTAATAACCtacatatagttattattttagtttaagaGGAAGTCAAcgcgatatttattttttctctcagacccacgcgcaacataaaACGCTTTACCTAAAACccttttattttatgatttttgagtaatttataaaatttaatattacaaaaattatagaggatACTATTTTTGAGTGTATGACATATCTGTTATATAATTCATTGTCAATTGAcgtttgactttgtattcgactttcaaaataaacaaaaaaattatataaatttaaattatgtttaaattgttttgagacaataatTAGACAAATCGATGAGTAATACCctcgaaaatattattctctatcgttttttttatatgatttcaatgtgattttactctaagattacttaaaaatattaaaaaaaaatgattctgcgtaaatgcgttttgtctatgttgcgcgtgggccagagacggaaaacaaaataatcaaattatagtGCGCTAACAACCCAAGGTACTTAATTTGATGTAAACGAAATTGGTTAAGAAGGGTTATCTAGCGCACTCTATTGGACTTTTTACGTAGTTTTCGTTGATAACGGATAAGTAACAaccacagaataatattataataacatatagtcTGTGGTAACAACAATTTCGTGATAAAACCGCCGCGTTGTGACGTGATTTTGAATATGTGGACTTTTTAGTATTCAGATTTTTATGCTTTAAACACATCATTCCACTGTTgaagtttttaaatcataaaattacaaCTGAAATGGCGTCGATCACTGTCAATAGGTTATTGAGCGGAACGATCAAACGGGTGTGCAAAAGGTAAATATATTCATACCTTGTACactcgcatattattattaaatattaataataataataagattgtgtgtgtgtgcgtgtgtgtgtagtTAGAAGCGATTAGTAATCAAGattttgaatttctaactaTGAATAGAAGTACGATTTGTCTGTTCGATGTCGACGGTACAGTCACAGAACCTAGACAGGTATGATATCCCTGAGTTATGCCTTACATAGCACAGATGGTTGTAGTTTCTGAACGTTTCAAACATTTTGTAGCCAATAGATCCGTCTGTGAGGTCGTTCATGGTCGACGAGCTCAAGAAAAAAACACTCATTGGGTTGGTGAGTGGTTCAGATATATCAAAGATAGAAGAACAGCTTGGAGGCCCAGAATGTAAGACTACAAATGTCTAGTTGCTAttccatttttgaaaaataattttactaaataaacttattttttatttgttcagaCACAGCCCAATTTGACTATGTATTCGCAGAAAACGGCCTAGTTGCATTCAAGAATGGTGAAGAGTTAAAAAAGCAAGTATGTTAACCTATTATGGCACGTTAcaatcttttaaataaatgtattcatattttaaatacttttgtactggtctatatattataatttaatttaactattagaaaataatttaagattataaataggtaggtaaaaatggattaaattacaaacaatgattattacttattagatacACAATAACTAATtggatcattattataattatttttgtgaattgtattatttgtgatTCCAAACGACAAGCCAATGGTCATCTATATAGACTATGTGGTAGGCATTGAGGTAACTAGTGGAAATTATAAAttcacattttgaacataatttataagaacTGATACAATTtagatttacaatttttttttttatgtaagaaCAGTCAAATACCAAAATACTTCTATTAAGTTTTAGTATTCTAGTACTAAAAagaatatgtaggtacttaaatacaatattaaatgtagtttttttgtgtaataatattcaaaggtatgtttttatttaatagacaATTGTTGATTATTTGGGCGAAGAAAAACTGCAGACATTCATTAACTTTGCATTGGGCTacatgtcaaaaatacaattgcCAGTGAAACGTGGAAATTTTGTAGAATTTAGAACTGGCATGATCAATATCAGTCCTGTTGGTCGGTCATGCTCAAAAATTGAACGTGACAATTTTGAAGAGTATGATAAAGTTCATAACATTAGAAAGAAATTCATTGAA harbors:
- the LOC132943307 gene encoding uncharacterized protein LOC132943307 isoform X1, with translation MASITVNRLLSGTIKRVCKRSTICLFDVDGTVTEPRQPIDPSVRSFMVDELKKKTLIGLVSGSDISKIEEQLGGPEYTAQFDYVFAENGLVAFKNGEELKKQTIVDYLGEEKLQTFINFALGYMSKIQLPVKRGNFVEFRTGMINISPVGRSCSKIERDNFEEYDKVHNIRKKFIESIKENLPDIGLTYSIGGQISFDCFPIGWDKRFCLRYVEDEFKENIHFFGDKTFVGGNDHEIFNDSRVIGHTVINPRDTISQLNNLFNK
- the LOC132943307 gene encoding uncharacterized protein LOC132943307 isoform X2 → MNRSTICLFDVDGTVTEPRQPIDPSVRSFMVDELKKKTLIGLVSGSDISKIEEQLGGPEYTAQFDYVFAENGLVAFKNGEELKKQTIVDYLGEEKLQTFINFALGYMSKIQLPVKRGNFVEFRTGMINISPVGRSCSKIERDNFEEYDKVHNIRKKFIESIKENLPDIGLTYSIGGQISFDCFPIGWDKRFCLRYVEDEFKENIHFFGDKTFVGGNDHEIFNDSRVIGHTVINPRDTISQLNNLFNK